A genomic window from Klebsiella quasipneumoniae subsp. quasipneumoniae includes:
- the kduD gene encoding 2-dehydro-3-deoxy-D-gluconate 5-dehydrogenase KduD has translation MILDAFSLQGKVAVVSGCDTGLGQGMALGLAEAGCDIVGINIVEPVETIERVTALGRRFLSLTADLRQIDGIPQLLERAVAEFGHIDILVNNAGLIRREDALAFSEKDWDDVMNLNIKSVFFMSQAAAKHFIAQGSGGKIINIASMLSFQGGIRVPSYTASKSAVMGVTRLLANEWAKHHINVNAIAPGYMATNNTQQLRADEQRSSEILDRIPAGRWGLPSDLMGPVVFLASPASDYINGYTVAVDGGWLAR, from the coding sequence ATGATTCTTGATGCATTCTCCCTGCAGGGAAAAGTGGCCGTCGTGAGCGGATGCGATACCGGTTTAGGTCAGGGGATGGCCCTCGGTCTGGCGGAAGCGGGCTGCGATATTGTCGGTATCAATATTGTCGAGCCGGTGGAAACCATCGAGCGGGTGACGGCGCTGGGACGCCGCTTTCTTAGCCTGACCGCCGACCTGCGCCAGATCGACGGTATCCCCCAGCTGCTGGAGCGGGCGGTGGCGGAGTTTGGCCATATTGATATTCTGGTCAACAATGCCGGCCTCATCCGCCGCGAGGACGCGCTGGCGTTCAGCGAAAAGGACTGGGACGACGTCATGAACCTCAACATCAAGAGCGTATTTTTCATGTCCCAGGCGGCGGCGAAGCACTTTATCGCCCAGGGCAGCGGCGGGAAGATCATTAACATCGCCTCGATGCTGTCGTTCCAGGGCGGGATCCGTGTGCCGTCGTATACCGCGTCCAAAAGCGCGGTGATGGGCGTCACCCGCCTGCTGGCCAACGAGTGGGCTAAACACCATATCAATGTCAATGCCATCGCCCCGGGGTATATGGCGACCAATAACACCCAGCAGCTGCGCGCTGACGAGCAGCGCAGTAGCGAAATCCTCGACCGCATTCCCGCCGGGCGCTGGGGCCTGCCGTCCGACCTGATGGGGCCGGTGGTCTTCCTCGCTTCCCCAGCCTCCGATTACATCAATGGCTACACGGTAGCGGTGGACGGCGGCTGGCTGGCGCGCTAA
- a CDS encoding sugar porter family MFS transporter translates to MTSISNDSALTPRAQRDTRRMNWFVSIAAAVAGLLFGLDIGVISGALPFITDHFTLSSQLQEWVVSSMMLGAAIGALFNGWLSFRLGRKYSLMAGAVLFVAGSIGSAFAASVEVLLVARVVLGVAVGIASYTAPLYLSEMASENVRGKMISMYQLMVTLGIVLAFLSDTAFSYSGNWRAMLGVLALPAVILIVLVVFLPNSPRWLAEKGRHIEAEEVLRMLRDTSEKARDELNEIRESLKLKQGGWALFKVNRNVRRAVFLGMLLQAMQQFTGMNIIMYYAPRIFKMAGFTTTEQQMIATLVVGLTFMFATFIAVFTVDKAGRKPALKIGFSVMALGTLVLGYCLMQFDNGTASSGLSWLSVGMTMMCIAGYAMSAAPVVWILCSEIQPLKCRDFGITCSTTTNWVSNMIIGATFLTLLDAIGAAGTFWLYTVLNVAFIGVTFWLIPETKNVTLEHIERNLMAGEKLRNIGNR, encoded by the coding sequence ATGACTTCAATCAGTAACGACTCTGCATTAACGCCGCGGGCGCAACGTGACACTCGGCGGATGAACTGGTTTGTTTCTATCGCCGCGGCGGTGGCGGGGTTGCTCTTTGGCCTGGATATCGGCGTGATATCCGGGGCGCTGCCCTTTATAACCGACCACTTCACCTTATCCAGCCAGCTTCAGGAGTGGGTGGTCAGCAGCATGATGCTGGGGGCGGCGATAGGCGCGCTGTTTAACGGCTGGCTGTCGTTCCGCCTTGGCCGCAAATACAGCCTGATGGCGGGGGCCGTGCTTTTTGTCGCCGGCTCTATCGGCTCCGCTTTTGCCGCCAGCGTGGAAGTGCTGCTGGTGGCCCGCGTGGTGTTAGGGGTGGCCGTTGGGATCGCCTCTTATACCGCGCCGCTGTACCTCTCCGAAATGGCCAGCGAGAACGTGCGCGGAAAAATGATCAGTATGTATCAGCTGATGGTGACCCTCGGCATTGTGCTGGCGTTTCTTTCCGATACCGCCTTTAGCTACAGCGGTAACTGGCGCGCCATGCTGGGCGTGCTGGCGCTGCCGGCGGTGATCCTGATCGTTCTGGTCGTCTTTCTGCCGAACAGCCCTCGCTGGCTGGCGGAGAAAGGGCGCCATATCGAAGCGGAAGAGGTGCTGCGGATGCTGCGCGATACCTCGGAGAAGGCGCGCGATGAGCTTAACGAGATCCGCGAAAGCCTGAAGCTGAAGCAGGGCGGTTGGGCGTTGTTCAAGGTCAATCGTAACGTGCGCCGGGCGGTGTTCCTTGGCATGCTGCTGCAGGCGATGCAGCAGTTCACCGGCATGAACATCATCATGTACTACGCCCCGCGTATTTTCAAAATGGCGGGCTTTACCACTACCGAACAGCAGATGATCGCCACCCTGGTGGTGGGCCTGACCTTTATGTTTGCCACCTTTATCGCGGTGTTCACGGTGGATAAAGCGGGCCGCAAGCCGGCGCTGAAAATCGGTTTCAGCGTGATGGCGCTGGGCACCCTGGTGCTCGGCTACTGCCTGATGCAGTTCGACAATGGCACCGCCTCCAGCGGCCTCTCCTGGCTTTCCGTCGGCATGACCATGATGTGTATTGCCGGGTATGCGATGAGCGCGGCGCCGGTGGTGTGGATCCTCTGCTCTGAGATCCAGCCGCTGAAATGCCGCGACTTCGGCATCACCTGCTCCACCACCACCAACTGGGTGTCGAACATGATCATCGGCGCCACCTTCCTGACGCTGCTTGACGCGATCGGCGCCGCCGGGACCTTCTGGCTCTACACGGTGCTCAACGTGGCCTTTATCGGCGTCACCTTCTGGCTGATCCCGGAGACCAAAAATGTCACCCTCGAGCACATTGAGCGCAACCTGATGGCGGGCGAGAAGCTGCGCAACATCGGTAACCGTTAA
- a CDS encoding LacI family DNA-binding transcriptional regulator codes for MASLKDVAKLANVSLMTVSRALNTPERLKPETLARVQAAIAETNYVPDLSAKKIRGARATPSTIGVLALDTVTTPFSVEITLSIEETARAHGWNSFVVNMFSDDRPEAVVDLLLSHRPDGIIFTTMGLRQVPLPDKLLTLPCVLANCESLSQPVASYIPDDEQGQYDAVKALLAAGYRHPLCLHLPASQLATIRRRQGLERACREAGIEPDSLTHSYMAQGDEHYHDIPGVVMAHIREGKPGFDSVICGNDRIAFMVYQTLLGQGLRIPQDVAVVGYDNMVGIGDLFLPPLSTVQLPHYDIGRLSALHIIHGDNHRETRKVASPWLPRASH; via the coding sequence ATGGCGTCCCTGAAAGATGTAGCAAAACTGGCGAATGTATCTCTGATGACCGTCTCTCGGGCGCTGAACACCCCGGAGCGGCTCAAGCCGGAGACGCTGGCCCGCGTGCAGGCCGCCATCGCCGAAACCAACTATGTCCCCGACCTGTCGGCGAAAAAGATCCGCGGGGCGCGGGCCACCCCCAGCACCATCGGCGTGCTGGCGCTGGATACCGTCACCACCCCCTTTTCGGTGGAGATCACCCTCTCGATCGAAGAGACCGCCCGCGCCCACGGCTGGAACAGCTTTGTGGTCAACATGTTTTCCGACGATCGGCCGGAAGCGGTGGTCGACCTGCTCCTCTCCCACCGTCCGGACGGCATTATCTTTACCACCATGGGCCTGCGCCAGGTGCCGCTGCCGGACAAACTGCTGACCCTGCCCTGCGTGCTGGCCAACTGCGAAAGCCTCAGCCAGCCGGTGGCCAGCTATATCCCGGACGATGAACAGGGTCAGTACGACGCGGTAAAAGCCCTGCTTGCCGCGGGCTATCGTCATCCGCTGTGCCTGCACTTACCCGCCAGCCAGCTGGCGACAATCCGCCGCCGTCAGGGGCTGGAGCGCGCCTGCCGGGAGGCGGGCATCGAACCGGACAGCCTGACCCACTCGTATATGGCCCAGGGCGATGAGCATTACCACGATATTCCGGGGGTGGTGATGGCGCATATCCGCGAGGGTAAACCCGGCTTTGACTCGGTGATTTGCGGCAACGACCGCATCGCCTTTATGGTCTATCAGACGCTGCTGGGCCAGGGGCTACGCATTCCACAGGACGTGGCGGTGGTGGGATACGACAATATGGTGGGCATTGGCGATCTGTTTCTGCCGCCGCTCTCCACGGTGCAGCTGCCGCACTACGACATCGGGCGCCTGAGCGCCCTGCATATCATTCACGGCGACAACCATCGGGAGACGCGCAAGGTCGCCAGCCCGTGGCTGCCGCGCGCCTCACATTAA
- a CDS encoding MFS transporter: protein MMKAHHSHSYPLLSALLFFFFVTWSSSGSLLSIWLHQEVGLKAGDTGIIYAVLSVSALFAQVCYGFIQDKLGLRKHLLWYITALLILSGPAYLLFGHLLKINVLLGSIFGGIYIGLTFNGGIGVLESYTERVARQSQFEFGRARMWGSLGWAVATFFAGLLFNINPQLNFLVASCSGLVFFILLARLRVSSAPHAMQEAVSGGKVTLEDALRLLTLPRFWALVFFVIGTCIYGVYDQQFPVYFSSQFATLQEGNEMYGYLNSFQVFLEAAGMFCAPWLVNRIGAKNGLIFAGMVMAMRMVASGLVEGPLLISITKLLHAVELPILLVAIFKYNSINFDKRLSSTLYLVGFACTSSIIASVLSPLAGYSYEKYGFAQSYLIMGLLVFCTTFISIFLLRSGKSSADPLVSQPTAV, encoded by the coding sequence ATGATGAAAGCGCATCACTCACACAGCTACCCGTTGCTCAGTGCCTTACTGTTTTTCTTTTTCGTGACCTGGTCGTCATCCGGCTCCTTGCTCTCCATCTGGCTGCACCAGGAGGTCGGGCTGAAGGCCGGCGATACCGGTATCATCTACGCCGTTCTGTCGGTTTCCGCGCTGTTTGCGCAAGTTTGCTATGGCTTTATCCAGGATAAGCTGGGGCTGCGCAAACATCTGCTCTGGTATATCACCGCGCTGCTGATCCTCTCCGGTCCGGCGTATCTGCTGTTCGGCCATCTGCTGAAAATTAACGTCCTGCTGGGCAGCATCTTCGGCGGGATCTACATCGGCTTGACCTTTAACGGCGGCATTGGCGTGCTGGAATCCTATACCGAGCGCGTGGCGCGCCAGAGCCAGTTTGAATTCGGCAGGGCGCGGATGTGGGGCTCGCTGGGCTGGGCGGTGGCCACCTTCTTCGCCGGTCTGCTGTTTAACATCAATCCGCAGCTTAACTTCCTCGTCGCCAGCTGTTCCGGACTGGTGTTTTTTATCCTGCTGGCGCGGCTGCGCGTCTCCTCGGCGCCGCATGCGATGCAGGAGGCGGTTTCGGGCGGCAAGGTGACCCTGGAAGATGCGTTGCGCCTGCTGACGCTGCCGCGCTTCTGGGCGCTGGTCTTCTTCGTCATCGGCACCTGCATCTACGGCGTCTATGACCAGCAGTTCCCGGTCTATTTCTCATCGCAGTTCGCGACCCTGCAGGAAGGCAATGAGATGTATGGCTACCTCAACTCCTTCCAGGTGTTCCTCGAGGCGGCCGGCATGTTCTGCGCGCCGTGGCTGGTGAACCGCATCGGCGCCAAAAACGGCCTGATTTTCGCCGGCATGGTGATGGCGATGCGCATGGTGGCCTCCGGTCTGGTGGAGGGGCCGCTGCTGATCTCCATCACTAAACTGCTGCACGCGGTGGAGCTGCCGATACTGCTGGTGGCTATCTTTAAGTACAACAGCATCAACTTCGATAAACGCCTCTCCTCCACCCTCTATCTGGTGGGCTTCGCCTGCACCAGCTCGATTATCGCCAGCGTTTTGTCGCCGCTGGCGGGCTACAGCTATGAAAAATATGGCTTCGCCCAGTCCTATCTGATCATGGGCCTGCTGGTGTTCTGCACCACCTTTATTTCCATCTTCTTGTTGCGCTCCGGCAAATCCTCCGCCGATCCGCTGGTGTCGCAACCTACCGCTGTCTGA
- a CDS encoding glycoside hydrolase family 32 protein: MTYTISRAEQVLQTQRQALNLRWYPHYHLAARAGWINDPNGLVWFDGWYHAFYQHHPYSTQWGPMHWGHARSKDLVHWEHLPVALAPEGPEDKDGCFSGSAVVDGDTLALIYTGHKFHGDPGDEANLYQVQCLATSRDGIHFERQGMVVDTPPGMHHFRDPKVWREGDSWYMIVGAREGDTGQVRLYRSADLRQWQDVGVLDEAESAMGYMWECPDFFTLNGKRVLMFSPQGMQAEGFRNRNLFQSGYLIGEWQPGQRFVRHGEFREMDHGHDFYAPQSFATPDGRRIVIGWLDMWESPLPEQQDGWAGMLSLPRELSLSADNRLQMRPAKEVESLRGAWFPWPVSTLNNQQTTMVDNCEAMEVNLRWNCARSSAEQYGLRFGDGLRLYVDAQQQRLVLERHYPQHGLCGTRSVPLTAGADLNLRIFFDSSSVEVFVNDGEACLSSRIYPQAPRRELALFAWSGSAALTEAGAWQLE, encoded by the coding sequence ATGACTTACACAATCTCCAGGGCTGAACAGGTACTCCAGACACAACGCCAGGCGCTCAATCTGCGCTGGTATCCGCACTATCACCTGGCGGCACGCGCCGGGTGGATCAACGACCCAAACGGTCTGGTGTGGTTCGACGGCTGGTACCATGCCTTTTATCAACATCACCCGTACTCCACTCAGTGGGGGCCGATGCACTGGGGGCACGCGCGGAGTAAGGATCTGGTGCACTGGGAGCATCTGCCGGTGGCCCTGGCGCCGGAGGGGCCGGAGGATAAAGACGGCTGCTTCTCCGGCTCGGCGGTGGTCGATGGCGATACCCTGGCGCTGATTTACACCGGGCATAAATTCCACGGCGATCCGGGCGACGAAGCCAATCTGTATCAGGTTCAGTGTCTGGCCACCAGCCGGGACGGGATCCACTTCGAGCGCCAGGGGATGGTGGTCGACACCCCGCCGGGCATGCACCACTTCCGCGACCCGAAGGTCTGGCGGGAAGGAGACAGCTGGTACATGATCGTCGGCGCGCGCGAAGGCGATACCGGCCAGGTGCGGCTGTACCGCTCAGCCGATCTGCGCCAGTGGCAGGATGTGGGGGTGCTGGATGAAGCGGAAAGCGCCATGGGCTATATGTGGGAGTGCCCGGACTTCTTCACCCTCAACGGCAAACGCGTTCTGATGTTTTCCCCGCAGGGGATGCAGGCCGAGGGGTTCCGCAACCGCAACCTGTTCCAGAGCGGCTATCTGATCGGCGAGTGGCAGCCGGGGCAGCGATTCGTCCGCCACGGCGAGTTCAGAGAGATGGATCACGGCCACGATTTCTATGCGCCGCAAAGCTTCGCCACCCCCGATGGCCGGCGGATCGTGATTGGCTGGCTGGATATGTGGGAATCACCGCTGCCGGAGCAGCAGGACGGCTGGGCGGGCATGCTCTCCCTGCCGCGCGAGCTGAGCCTGAGCGCGGATAACCGCCTGCAGATGCGCCCGGCGAAAGAAGTGGAGAGTCTGCGCGGCGCCTGGTTCCCGTGGCCGGTAAGCACCCTGAACAATCAGCAGACCACGATGGTCGACAACTGCGAGGCGATGGAGGTGAACCTGCGCTGGAACTGCGCCCGCAGCAGCGCCGAGCAGTATGGTCTGCGCTTTGGCGATGGCCTGCGCCTCTACGTGGATGCCCAGCAGCAGCGTCTGGTGCTGGAGCGGCATTATCCGCAGCATGGCCTGTGCGGGACGCGCAGCGTGCCGTTGACCGCGGGGGCGGATCTCAATCTGCGGATATTTTTCGATAGCTCTTCGGTGGAGGTGTTTGTCAATGACGGCGAAGCCTGCCTGAGCAGCCGTATCTACCCGCAGGCTCCCCGCCGTGAATTAGCGTTATTTGCCTGGAGCGGCTCAGCGGCATTAACTGAAGCCGGAGCCTGGCAGCTCGAATAA
- a CDS encoding carbohydrate porin, which yields MNKIWVGCFLTSLSLPQAMAQAPLSLEDRLAQMEQRLKATEARAASAEAEIKTLKGQQQATTVARAAPATPRLQLNDNGELKFYGDVEFNLDGASRTGSLTSVKTSANKSWAPGDKERWDINGRILLGFDGRRNGADGKYAGFSVQPLADMDGKMNLDDAVFFFGQQDDWKIKIGRFEAWDMFPLNQDTFIEYSGNTANDLYSDGYGYIYMMKEGRGRSSSGGNLLFSKTVDNWYFEVNTLVEDGSSLFVDQNYHGNALENRKNVVYVRPVAVWQSGAWSAAAAIESNLVNNAYGYQNQGGRWVDQSNRTGYGMTMSWNTLKSDPQDGAVVNLSTALLDAADETDFSAGINALWHRVELGYIYAHNKIDQFNMAGVSSECDDDCAILAPGRYDIHTVHTSWQLPNIMAMPNFNIYLGAYASWLDSTAAKSGNPDERYGARVRFKYFF from the coding sequence ATGAATAAAATCTGGGTCGGGTGTTTTCTCACGTCTCTCTCTCTGCCACAGGCGATGGCGCAGGCGCCGTTATCGCTGGAGGATCGGCTGGCGCAAATGGAGCAGCGGCTGAAGGCGACGGAGGCGCGCGCCGCCAGCGCAGAGGCGGAGATTAAGACGCTGAAAGGCCAGCAGCAGGCCACGACGGTCGCCCGCGCGGCGCCGGCTACGCCGCGCCTGCAGCTAAACGACAATGGCGAATTAAAATTTTATGGCGACGTCGAATTTAATCTTGATGGCGCCAGCCGCACCGGCAGCCTGACGTCGGTCAAAACCAGCGCGAATAAAAGCTGGGCGCCCGGTGATAAAGAGCGTTGGGATATTAATGGCCGTATTCTGCTGGGTTTCGATGGCCGACGTAATGGCGCCGACGGGAAATATGCCGGATTCAGCGTGCAGCCCCTGGCGGATATGGATGGCAAAATGAATCTCGATGATGCGGTATTTTTCTTTGGTCAGCAGGATGACTGGAAAATAAAAATAGGCCGCTTTGAAGCCTGGGATATGTTCCCCCTGAATCAGGATACCTTTATTGAATATTCAGGAAATACCGCCAACGACCTCTATTCCGACGGCTATGGCTATATTTACATGATGAAAGAGGGGCGCGGGCGCAGCAGCAGCGGCGGCAACCTCCTGTTCAGCAAAACGGTGGATAACTGGTATTTCGAGGTTAACACCCTGGTGGAGGATGGCAGTTCGCTGTTTGTCGATCAGAACTATCACGGTAATGCGCTGGAAAACCGCAAAAACGTGGTGTACGTGCGGCCGGTGGCGGTGTGGCAGTCCGGCGCGTGGTCGGCGGCGGCGGCGATAGAGAGCAACCTCGTCAACAACGCCTACGGCTATCAGAACCAGGGCGGGCGCTGGGTCGACCAGTCAAACCGTACCGGCTACGGGATGACCATGAGCTGGAACACCCTGAAAAGCGATCCGCAGGACGGGGCGGTGGTCAATCTGAGTACCGCCCTGCTGGACGCGGCGGACGAAACCGACTTCAGCGCCGGGATCAACGCCCTGTGGCATCGCGTGGAGCTGGGCTATATCTACGCGCATAACAAAATCGACCAGTTCAACATGGCCGGGGTGAGCAGCGAGTGCGATGACGACTGCGCAATCCTCGCGCCGGGGCGCTATGACATCCACACCGTGCATACTTCCTGGCAGTTGCCGAATATTATGGCGATGCCGAACTTCAATATTTACCTTGGCGCCTACGCCTCGTGGCTCGATTCCACGGCAGCGAAGAGTGGGAATCCCGATGAACGCTACGGCGCCCGGGTGCGCTTTAAATATTTCTTCTGA
- a CDS encoding ABC transporter substrate-binding protein has protein sequence MKNVLISATLSATLGLSAFSSLAQDVDLRMSWWGGNGRHQVTLKALEAFHQQYPDINVKAEYTGWDGHLSRLTTQIAGGTEPDVMQTNWNWLPIFSKNGEGFYDLNTLKDEIDLSQFDAKELQSTTVNGKLNGIPVSVTARVFYFNDEAWKKAGIPFPKTWDELLAAGKTFESKLGKQYYPVVLEHQDVLALLNSYMVQKYNQPAIDEKGRKFSYSKAQWADFFGMYKKLIDSHVMPDTRYYASFGKSNMYEMKPWIQGEWGGTYMWNSTINKYSDNLKPPAKLVLGEYPMLPGATDAGLFFKPAQMLSIGKSTKNPQAAAKVINFLLNSKEGVDILGLERGVPLSKAAVTYLTEDGIIKADDPAVSGLKLAQSLPTTLPVSPYFDDPQIVAQFGTTLQYIDYGKKSVEEAAEDFQRQTDRILRRAMR, from the coding sequence ATGAAAAACGTGCTGATAAGCGCCACCCTCTCCGCCACCCTCGGCCTTAGCGCCTTCTCCTCGCTGGCGCAGGATGTCGACCTGCGTATGTCCTGGTGGGGGGGCAATGGCCGCCATCAGGTGACTCTCAAGGCGCTGGAGGCTTTTCACCAGCAATATCCCGATATCAATGTCAAAGCGGAATATACCGGCTGGGACGGCCATCTTTCGCGCCTGACCACCCAGATAGCCGGCGGCACCGAGCCTGACGTGATGCAGACCAACTGGAACTGGCTGCCGATTTTTTCGAAAAATGGCGAGGGTTTTTACGATCTCAACACTCTGAAAGACGAGATCGATCTCAGCCAGTTCGACGCCAAAGAGCTGCAGTCCACCACGGTCAATGGCAAGCTCAACGGCATCCCGGTGTCGGTCACCGCCCGGGTCTTCTACTTTAACGACGAAGCGTGGAAAAAGGCGGGCATCCCCTTCCCGAAAACCTGGGACGAACTGCTGGCGGCGGGGAAAACTTTCGAAAGCAAACTCGGGAAACAGTACTACCCGGTGGTGCTTGAGCACCAGGACGTGCTGGCCCTGCTCAACTCTTACATGGTGCAAAAATACAACCAGCCGGCCATCGATGAGAAAGGACGCAAATTCTCCTACAGCAAAGCGCAGTGGGCGGACTTCTTCGGCATGTATAAGAAGCTTATCGACAGCCATGTCATGCCGGACACCCGCTACTATGCCTCCTTCGGCAAGAGCAACATGTACGAGATGAAGCCGTGGATCCAGGGTGAATGGGGCGGGACCTACATGTGGAACTCCACCATCAACAAATATTCCGACAACCTGAAGCCGCCGGCGAAGCTGGTGCTGGGGGAATACCCGATGCTCCCCGGAGCCACCGATGCCGGACTGTTCTTCAAGCCTGCGCAAATGCTGTCGATTGGCAAATCGACGAAAAACCCGCAGGCGGCGGCGAAAGTGATTAACTTCCTGCTGAACAGTAAAGAAGGGGTGGATATTCTCGGACTGGAGCGCGGCGTGCCGCTGAGTAAAGCGGCGGTCACCTACCTGACCGAAGACGGGATCATCAAAGCCGACGATCCGGCGGTGTCCGGTCTGAAGCTGGCGCAATCCCTGCCCACCACTCTGCCGGTCTCGCCGTACTTCGACGACCCGCAGATCGTCGCCCAGTTCGGCACTACCCTGCAGTACATCGACTACGGTAAAAAGTCGGTGGAAGAAGCGGCCGAGGACTTCCAGCGCCAGACCGACCGCATTCTGCGCCGCGCGATGCGCTAA
- a CDS encoding ABC transporter ATP-binding protein — translation MAEVIFNKLEKVYSNGFKAVHGIDLKIADGEFMVIVGPSGCAKSTTLRMLAGLETISGGEVRIGDKIVNNLAPKSRGIAMVFQNYALYPHMTVRENLAFGLKLSKLPKAQIDRQVEEAAKILELEELLERLPRQLSGGQAQRVAVGRAIVKKPDVFLFDEPLSNLDAKLRASMRIRISDLHKQLKKSGKPATTVYVTHDQTEAMTMGDRICVMKLGHIMQVDTPDNLYHQPKNMFVAGFIGAPEMNIRPSQLVEHDGRLCLTLGDQRLPLNDRLAEKVGAYQHQEVFYGVRPEFVSLSDAPFAEGGCMGEMVRVENMGHEFFVYLQVAGYELTARVPSDDAKPMIAKGLNRKVYFTFDLNKCHIFDAKTEQNLSL, via the coding sequence ATGGCTGAAGTGATTTTCAACAAACTGGAAAAAGTTTACTCAAACGGGTTTAAAGCGGTGCATGGTATCGACCTGAAGATTGCCGATGGCGAATTTATGGTGATCGTCGGCCCTTCCGGTTGCGCCAAATCGACCACCCTTCGCATGCTGGCGGGTCTGGAGACCATCAGCGGCGGCGAGGTGCGGATCGGCGATAAGATCGTCAACAACCTGGCGCCTAAATCCCGTGGTATCGCGATGGTGTTCCAGAACTACGCCCTCTATCCGCATATGACGGTAAGGGAAAACCTCGCCTTCGGCCTGAAGCTGAGCAAGCTGCCCAAGGCGCAGATTGATCGGCAGGTGGAGGAAGCGGCGAAAATTCTTGAACTGGAGGAGCTGCTGGAACGTCTGCCGCGCCAGCTCTCCGGCGGCCAGGCGCAGCGCGTGGCGGTGGGCCGGGCGATCGTCAAAAAACCCGACGTCTTCCTGTTCGACGAACCGCTCTCCAACCTGGACGCCAAACTGCGCGCCTCGATGCGCATCCGCATTTCCGATCTGCATAAGCAGTTGAAAAAATCCGGTAAACCGGCGACCACCGTCTACGTTACCCACGATCAGACGGAAGCGATGACCATGGGCGACCGCATCTGCGTGATGAAGCTCGGCCACATTATGCAGGTCGATACCCCGGACAACCTCTACCACCAGCCGAAAAATATGTTTGTCGCCGGCTTCATCGGCGCGCCGGAGATGAATATTCGCCCCAGCCAGCTGGTTGAACACGACGGCCGCCTGTGCCTGACCCTTGGCGACCAGCGCCTGCCGTTGAACGACCGTCTGGCGGAGAAAGTCGGCGCGTATCAGCATCAGGAGGTGTTCTACGGGGTCCGCCCGGAATTCGTGTCGCTCTCCGACGCGCCGTTCGCCGAAGGCGGCTGCATGGGCGAGATGGTGCGGGTGGAAAACATGGGCCATGAGTTCTTTGTCTATCTGCAGGTCGCGGGCTACGAGCTGACCGCTCGCGTGCCGTCGGACGATGCGAAGCCGATGATAGCTAAGGGACTGAATCGAAAAGTCTATTTCACCTTTGATCTTAACAAGTGTCACATCTTTGACGCCAAAACCGAACAGAACCTCTCTCTGTGA
- a CDS encoding carbohydrate ABC transporter permease — protein MADIQQMAPVISDADREVARTLRREKVSRVVRYVVLVFVGLLMLYPLAWMFSASFKPNHEIFTTLGLWPTHATWDGFINGWKTGTEYHFGHYMLNTFKYVIPKVVLTIISSTIVAYGFARFEIPWKKFWFATLITTMLLPSTVLLIPQYLMFREMGMLNSYLPLYLPLAFATQGFFVFMLIQFLRGVPRDMEEAAQIDGCNSIQVLWYVVVPILKPAIISVALFQFMWSMNDFIGPLIYVYSVDKYPIALALKMSIDVTEGAPWNEILAMASISILPSIIVFFLAQRYFVQGVTSSGIKG, from the coding sequence ATGGCTGATATTCAACAGATGGCGCCGGTGATAAGCGACGCCGATCGTGAGGTCGCCCGTACGCTGCGCCGGGAAAAGGTGAGCCGGGTGGTGCGCTACGTCGTGCTGGTGTTCGTCGGCCTGCTGATGCTCTACCCGCTGGCGTGGATGTTCTCCGCCTCGTTCAAGCCGAACCATGAGATCTTCACCACCCTCGGGCTGTGGCCGACTCACGCCACCTGGGACGGGTTCATCAACGGCTGGAAGACCGGCACCGAATACCATTTCGGCCACTATATGCTGAACACCTTTAAGTATGTGATCCCGAAGGTCGTGTTAACGATCATCTCCTCCACCATTGTGGCGTACGGCTTCGCACGCTTTGAGATCCCGTGGAAGAAGTTCTGGTTCGCGACGCTCATCACCACCATGCTGCTGCCGAGCACCGTCCTGCTGATCCCGCAGTACCTGATGTTCCGTGAAATGGGGATGCTGAACAGCTATCTGCCGCTGTATCTGCCGCTGGCCTTCGCCACCCAGGGATTCTTTGTCTTCATGCTGATCCAGTTTCTGCGCGGCGTCCCGCGAGATATGGAAGAGGCGGCGCAGATCGACGGCTGCAACTCCATCCAGGTGCTGTGGTATGTGGTAGTGCCGATCCTCAAGCCGGCCATTATCTCGGTGGCGCTGTTCCAGTTCATGTGGTCGATGAACGACTTTATCGGTCCGCTGATCTACGTCTACAGCGTCGATAAGTATCCCATCGCGCTGGCGCTAAAAATGTCTATCGACGTCACGGAAGGCGCGCCGTGGAACGAAATTCTGGCAATGGCGAGCATCTCCATTCTGCCGTCCATCATCGTCTTCTTCCTGGCTCAACGCTACTTCGTGCAGGGCGTGACCAGCAGCGGAATCAAAGGTTAA